Proteins from one Streptococcus mitis B6 genomic window:
- the pyk gene encoding pyruvate kinase, producing the protein MNKRVKIVATLGPAVEIRGGKKFGDDGYWGEKLDVEASAKNIAKLIEAGANTFRFNFSHGDHQEQGERMATVKLAEKLAGKKVGFLLDTKGPEIRTELFEGEAKEYSYKTGEKIRVATKQGIKSTREVIALNVAGALDIYDDVEVGRQVLVDDGKLGLRVVAKDDATREFEVEVENDGVIAKQKGVNIPNTKIPFPALAERDNDDIRFGLEQGINFIAISFVRTAKDVNEVRAICEETGNGHVQLFAKIENQQGIDNLDEIIEAADGIMIARGDMGIEVPFEMVPVYQKMIITKVNAAGKVVITATNMLETMTEKPRATRSEVSDVFNAVIDGTDATMLSGESANGKYPLESVTTMATIDKNAQTLLNEYGRLNSDSFERNSKTEVMASAVKDATNSMDIKLVVTLTKTGHTARLISKYRPNADILALTFDELTERGLMLNWGVIPMLTDASSSTDDMFEIAERKAVEAGLVQSGDDIVIVAGVPVGEAVRTNTMRIRTVR; encoded by the coding sequence ATGAATAAACGTGTAAAAATCGTTGCAACTTTGGGTCCTGCGGTAGAAATCCGTGGTGGTAAAAAATTTGGTGATGACGGATACTGGGGTGAAAAACTTGATGTTGAAGCTTCAGCTAAAAACATTGCTAAATTGATTGAAGCTGGTGCTAACACATTCCGTTTTAACTTCTCACACGGTGACCACCAAGAACAAGGTGAGCGTATGGCAACTGTTAAACTTGCTGAAAAACTTGCAGGTAAAAAAGTTGGTTTCCTTCTTGATACAAAAGGACCAGAAATCCGTACAGAATTGTTCGAAGGTGAAGCTAAAGAGTATTCATACAAAACTGGTGAAAAAATCCGTGTTGCAACTAAACAAGGAATCAAATCAACTCGTGAAGTGATTGCATTGAACGTTGCTGGTGCTCTTGATATCTATGATGATGTTGAAGTTGGTCGTCAAGTTTTGGTTGACGATGGTAAACTTGGTCTTCGTGTGGTTGCTAAAGATGACGCAACTCGTGAATTCGAAGTTGAAGTTGAAAACGATGGTGTAATTGCTAAACAAAAAGGTGTTAACATTCCTAACACTAAAATTCCTTTCCCAGCTCTTGCTGAACGCGATAACGATGATATCCGCTTTGGTCTTGAACAAGGTATTAACTTTATCGCGATTTCATTCGTACGTACTGCTAAAGACGTTAACGAAGTTCGTGCAATCTGTGAAGAAACTGGAAACGGACACGTTCAATTGTTCGCTAAAATTGAAAACCAACAAGGTATCGATAACTTGGATGAAATCATCGAAGCTGCTGATGGTATCATGATCGCTCGTGGTGACATGGGTATTGAAGTACCATTCGAAATGGTTCCAGTTTACCAAAAAATGATTATCACTAAAGTCAATGCCGCTGGTAAAGTTGTTATCACTGCAACAAACATGCTTGAAACAATGACTGAAAAACCACGTGCAACTCGTTCAGAAGTATCAGACGTATTTAACGCTGTTATCGACGGAACTGACGCAACAATGCTTTCAGGTGAGTCTGCAAACGGTAAATACCCACTTGAGTCAGTAACTACAATGGCTACAATCGACAAGAACGCTCAAACTCTTCTTAACGAATACGGACGTTTGAACTCAGATTCATTTGAACGTAACTCTAAGACAGAAGTAATGGCTTCAGCTGTTAAAGATGCTACTAACTCAATGGATATCAAATTGGTTGTAACTCTTACTAAGACAGGTCACACTGCACGTTTGATTTCTAAATACCGTCCAAATGCTGACATCTTGGCATTGACATTCGACGAATTGACAGAACGTGGATTGATGTTGAACTGGGGTGTTATCCCAATGTTGACAGATGCTTCATCATCAACTGACGATATGTTCGAAATCGCTGAACGTAAAGCAGTTGAAGCAGGACTTGTACAATCTGGTGACGATATCGTTATCGTAGCTGGTGTGCCAGTTGGAGAAGCTGTTCGTACAAACACAATGCGTATCCGCACAGTACGCTAA
- the pfkA gene encoding 6-phosphofructokinase produces MKRIAVLTSGGDAPGMNAAIRAVVRQAISEGMEVFGIYDGYAGMVAGEIYPLDAASVGNIISRGGTFLHSARYPEFAQLEGQLKGIEQLKKHGIEGVVVIGGDGSYHGAMRLTEHGFPAIGLPGTIDNDIVGTDFTIGFDTAVTTAMDAIDKIRDTSLSHRRTFVIEVMGRNAGDIALWAGIATGADEIIIPEEDFKIEDIVESIKCGYECGKRHNIIVLAEGVMSADEFGQKLKEAGDTTDLRVTELGHIQRGGSPTARDRVLASRMGAHAVKLLKEGIGGVAVGIRNEKMVENPILGTAEEGALFSLTADGKIVVNNPHKADLELSSLNKSLS; encoded by the coding sequence ATGAAACGTATTGCTGTTTTGACTAGTGGTGGAGACGCCCCTGGTATGAACGCTGCCATCCGCGCAGTTGTTCGTCAAGCAATTTCAGAAGGAATGGAAGTTTTTGGTATCTATGATGGATATGCTGGTATGGTTGCTGGTGAAATTTATCCCCTAGATGCAGCTTCAGTAGGAAACATCATTTCCCGTGGTGGTACCTTTCTTCACTCTGCTCGTTACCCAGAGTTCGCTCAACTTGAAGGGCAACTTAAAGGAATTGAGCAATTGAAAAAACACGGGATTGAAGGTGTAGTTGTTATCGGTGGTGACGGATCTTACCACGGTGCTATGCGTTTGACTGAGCATGGTTTCCCAGCTATCGGTCTTCCAGGTACAATCGATAACGATATCGTTGGTACTGACTTCACAATCGGTTTTGACACAGCGGTTACGACTGCTATGGACGCTATCGATAAGATTCGTGATACATCATTAAGTCACCGTCGTACTTTTGTCATCGAAGTTATGGGACGTAACGCAGGTGATATCGCTCTTTGGGCAGGTATCGCAACTGGTGCTGATGAAATCATCATTCCTGAAGAAGACTTCAAGATTGAAGATATCGTAGAAAGCATTAAATGTGGTTATGAATGTGGTAAAAGACACAATATCATCGTTTTGGCAGAAGGTGTGATGTCAGCAGATGAATTTGGTCAAAAACTAAAAGAAGCTGGAGATACGACCGATCTTCGTGTGACAGAACTTGGACATATTCAACGTGGTGGTTCTCCAACTGCGCGTGACCGTGTATTGGCGTCGCGTATGGGTGCGCATGCTGTTAAACTTCTTAAAGAAGGTATCGGTGGGGTTGCGGTTGGTATCCGGAACGAGAAAATGGTTGAAAACCCAATTCTTGGAACTGCAGAAGAAGGAGCATTGTTTAGCTTGACTGCAGATGGTAAGATTGTGGTTAACAACCCGCACAAAGCTGACCTTGAGCTATCTAGCTTGAATAAGAGCTTGTCATAA